CTTTCGTCGCCTTTTGGCTAATGCCGGCTTTAAGCTTAATCACGCCAGCGGCTTCAAAAAGCTGCAGCGCCCGCAACTCGTTTGACGGATCGTTCGGCACCGCGATCGAATCACCCTTTTTGAGTGCTTTCAAGTCCTTAATTTTTTTGGAATAAACGCCCATTGGAAACGCCACGGTTTTGAAAACCTGTGTAATCTTGAAATTCTTGGATTTAATCTGTTCTTTCAAAAACGGCAACGTCTGGTAACTATTCGCGCCCAAATCACCATCGTTTAAGGCCACATTTGGACTGTTGTAGTCGGTGAATTGCTTTAATTTGATCGTTAAGCCATCTTTTTTAGCCAGTTTTGCGACCTGCTTCATGATTAATTCGTGCGGTCCGGCAGTAACACCGACCGTGATCGTTTTGTCTGACAGCTGATTCGCCGATGCCTTGCTGCTGGCGCTACTGCTGCCACAGGCGGTTAAAACGACCAAAAGGCTTAACGCGAGAACTGCTGCCCAGCTTAACTTCAACCATTTTTTCATGTAAGAATCCTCCTGTTATGGGTTGTTTGACTGATAAAATGATGATTTGCATGAAGGGAGCTGACTGTCGTAAGGCGCTTCCTGGCGCAAGAGCCAAGACTAACGCGTTCGCCAGCCCAGAAAAAAGGCCCTGCCGAATCAATTTAATGATTCAGCAGGGCCGACAATGTCGGGGTACCACCCTGGTTCGTTACTGTGTAACCTTAACGATGCCTGTTGACATCGAGACCGTCTAACGCAGGCCTAGTGCGTACCCGACTTGTCGCCGGATCCATTCCGCGGTCATTTTCACCAGACGCCTGCATCGATTTCCACCACCCATCGACTCGCTTAAGCTGCGTTTCTGACTACTCTCCGCTTCATGACGTTTCATCATTTTATCAGTTATTTTTAAAGTTGAAAGCAGTTTATCTGCATCTGGGTTAAATGTCAACTGGTTTGTTTCGCAAGTTGTCCACGGGAACACGCCGCCGTTTATGCCAACTTTTTTCTGAAAACTGAATCTTTTTTATTTTTTGGTTGACTTCGCTTATCACAGCGCGTATGTTAACAATTATCACATAAGATGAGATTTACATGAGAGGAGTTTTGTCGATGGAGCTGGAATTTGATTTACGCCCTGGAGCCAATCGGTTTGTCAGTGAGGCCGGCGCGCTCGCTTATTTGGATACTATTTTGAAAGATTTCACCAAACCGGTCGTCATTACCGGCGAAAAGAGTTTTGCGGCGTTTGAAAAAGCCTATCCGGGCACACTGGACTTACCGGTTTGTCACTATGACGGATCGGCCAGTGACGAAAATGGCCATGCTTTGGCCGAAGCCATCGGTCAGGCGGATGCTGTCTTGGGAATCGGAGCCGGCCGCTTGATCGACACGGCTAAGGTCGCCGCCGAAACGTTGGGTGCCGAACTGATTAGCATTCCGACGCTGGCCTCCAACTGTGCGCCGTTCACACCGTTAGCCGCGATCTACCACGCACAGGGACATACGTTTAGTTACGTTGAGTATTTTAAAAAGTCGGCTTATATCACGTTGGTTGACTATAACTTACTACTCAGCACGCCGCATGATTTCTTCGTTGCCGGGATTGGTGATACGCTGGCGAAGTGGTACGAAATGGACGGCATCACCCGCAACAAGGTTGACCAGCTGAATGCTTATGGTCAGCTAAGCCGTGCGTCTGCCAAAACCATTCAGGCAATTCTCTTCAAAAATGCCGAGCAAGCCTTAGCCGATTTGGATGCCGGTCGGGACACACCTGCCTTCGAAGCCGTTGCCGACACAATCATCGGCCTAGCCGGAGAAGTTGGCGGCTTCGGCGGCGTTGATGGCCGAGCAGCGGGCGCCCACGCCGTTCATAACGGCCTGTCCTACCTGCCGGAAACCCACGCGATTCTCCACGGCTCAAAAGTGGCTTACGGCATTTTGGTGCAACTCGCCACAACCGGGGATGACGATGAAATTCGCAGCCTGATGCCTTTTTATGAAAAAATCGGTCTGCCATTAAACCTCGAGGATCTGCACGTCACCGAAAATATTGGTCCGAAGATGCAGCAAGTAGCTGAATTTGCTGCCAAACCCGAGGAAACCTTTATTTTAATCGACAAGGATCTAACGCCGCAGCAGATTGTATCCGCTATGAAAAAAGTGGAACAAGTTACTAGCGAAGCTGCTGCTTAACGAACTGGTTAGGAAAAGAATACGCCGCTACCCAACTTTATCGAGTTGAGTAACGGCGTATTTTGTCGAACTCATGCCGATTTTCCGCCGCGTGATTTTGTCTGTGCTTCAGGCAGTTTGGCGATCAACCGAATCAAAAACGGGCGGATGGCTTTGAAAATAACCTCCGCGACCACAAATCCCACCGCCAGTGCCATCGCAATCAAAATAACATTATAGATCTGCTGCGCGGCACTGGCGGCTTTTCCCATGGTAAAACTGCGGGCACCCAGATAGGCGATCCCACCTGGCACCAGCGACACGAGGCTAGGTATGTAAATCGTATTCACCGGCACCCGATGGCGAATGGCAAAATAATTCCCTAACAACCCGATGATCACCGTTGCGGTAAAATTCGGCAGCACCAGACTGTGATCCTGCAAACTGATCAGCCAGTAAGCACACCAGGAAACACCGCCGGTAATGCCAGCCGGCAACAGCGCGCGCTTGGGAATATTGGTGATGACGCCAAAACCGATGCTCGATAAGATGCTGATAATAAATTCAACGAGTAACCGCACGTTAACGCCCTCCTAGCACTTGGGTCAAGACAATCGCAATCACGACACCGGACCCGATTGCGCCGGCGACAAAAATGGCATCCACGGTACGGACAATGCCGCTGATAATCTGCCGAGATAGAATTTCACGAATCGCGTTGGTAATCGCTACCCCTGGCACTAACGGCATCAGGGCACTGATAATAATATTACCGGCATTATCGCCCCAGCCAATATTCATGAGCAACTCCGCCAAAATCGCCACCACAAACGCCCCGGTCGCCTCTTTGAAATAAGGCGTTGTGGTGCGCCGACCGACAAATTCCGCCCCGAGATAACCAAAGATCCCGACAAAAAATGCCCAGGCCAGATCACCGTTCGTTGCTTTAAACAATAGCATCGGCGCCACCGAGACCCAGCCAGCACCAAGAATGCGCGCCCACCAGGGAAAATTGATGACCTCCCGATCAATCCGCGCCACATCACGTTTCAAAGCGTCAAACGTAATTTTGTGCGCAACGAACTCCCGCGAAAGCTGATTCAGCTCATCGACCTTTTGCAGGTTGAACCCACCTAACGAGGACTTGATCAACCGCGTCCGGCTCTCATTTTCCAGACTGACAAACACCGCGGTGATCGTGGCATAACAGGCAACCCGTGCCCCGGCAGCATGCCCGATATATTCAACCGTCGTCTCGATGCGCGAAGTCTCCGCACCAGCATTAAGCAAAATCTCACCGACCTTGCCGCAAACTTCTAAAATTTCTTCTGTATCCGGTTGGCTCATGCGTCTTGCTCCTTATCGCGTTGCGTTTTGCTAATTGTCGGCTTTTTTACCGCCAGTGGCAAGCAACCCGCCATAAAATAGTCATTTAAAAACAGCATATCGTGTTTAACGCAAATTTTCATCAGTTATCGCGCTTAACCAATGAAAAAAAGCGCCCGCCGCAGCAGACACTTTTTCGGCCGTACGCTTATTGCATACATCAAAATTCACATTAAGGTGTATTAACCCCAAAGAAAATAATAAATAACGATCCATAAACCAATAAAATCATGGCACCGCCAATCAGTGTTGCCAGCAAACTTTTGAGCAACACGGAAAACTTGCTCTTCCATAGAATCGCAATCAGGGTCAATGCCAACATGCCAAAGATAAGCAATAGCAAAAAGATCAGTAGCAGCTGCGGCCAAAGAATATCCATTCGGTATACCTCATGCTAATGTATCAGCCATTGATCGTGGTTGATCATCGCTGACCGCTTTTAGAATATCAATATTTTTGCTTCAACACAAAGTCTATGCTTCAATCGCATGTTGGCGGATACCACTTATGCCAGGACAAAAAACAGAAAAATCAAGACCAGCGCAAGCAAGTAGCAACCCTGCACCACAAGCGCTCCCATCGTCCATCCCCGCATGGCTGCCAAGTCAGGTACTTTTTTCATCGTTGTCCATAAATAGATGGCCGGCAGAATGCCAAACACCGGTACCACAAACGCCAAAAACAACAGAAAAATGAACCACAACGACTGGATCAGGTTTTGCTTCATAAGTTAAAACTCCTTTATTGAGGGAGGGACGGTTTTATCTAAGGTCAGTTTTGAAGCAGCTACGGGTTAATGGTTCTTATCATAATATAAATTTATTTATTTGAACAGTTTCAATCCATCAATTTCTTTACTCAATACCATCACGCGCATTCGCCGATTCCTAGCGACCTCGGTTCACGCTCATATCAAAAAAGCCAGCGAACCTTTATTCAGGCCCTCTGGCTTCACTGCTTATTGCGCTACTTTACTAATACGTCCCTGTTCGATATAAACCGACAAAATGGCCACATCGGCAGGATTAACCCCGCTAATTCGGCTGGCTTGGGCGATGGTTGCTGGTTGGATTTTAACCAGTTTCTGCCGCGCTTCCGTTGCTAAACCATTGATCGCATCGTAATCAATGCGTGTCGGAATCTTTTTCCCTTCAAGCCGCTTCAACTTGGCAACGCTGGCTTCTTCCTTGGCAATGTAGCCGGCATACTTAATTTGAATTTCGACTTGTTCGATCACCCGATGATCCAGTTCCGGATTATCAGGTAAAAATTGCGCCATGGTTTGATAATCAATTTCCGGCCGCTTCAGAAAATCGCTGGCGAGAACGCCATCTTTCAAGGACGCAAGTTGGTGGGCTTCAAGCCACGGGTTGACGTCCTTGGGCTTCAACCGCGTTGTCTCCAGTCGCTTCAATTCCGTCGTGATGGCCTGCCGTTTCGCCAAAAAGTCTGCGTACCGCTTATCACTAATTAAACCAAGCTCGTGACCCATTGGCGTGAGTCGCAAGTCAGCATTGTCGTGGCGCAACAACAGACGATACTCCGCGCGACTGGTCAGCAAGCGATAAGGTTCGTTCGTGCCTTTGGTGACCAGATCGTCAATCATGACGCCAATGTAAGCGTCGGACCGCTTCAAGGTGAACGGTCCTTTACCTTGAGCGCGGCGGGCCGCGTTGATGCCAGCCACGATTCCCTGGCCGGCCGCTTCTTCATAACCACTGGTACCATTCATCTGGCCGGCGGTGTAAAGGTTCTCAACGATTTTGGTCTCCAACGTCGCCTTCAACTGCCACGGCTCAATCACATCATACTCAATCGCATACCCTGGCCGCATAAGCTCGGCCTTTTCCAAGCCCTCCACACTGTGCAGCATTTTCAACTGAATTTCTTCCGGCATGGACGTGGAAAAGTCGCCGACATAATACTCGGAAGTGTCGCGGCCTTCAGGTTCCAAGAACAATTGATGCCGAGGCTTGTCCGCAAAGCGCACGATTTTATCTTCAATAGATGGGCAGTAACGCGGGCCAACGCCTTTAATGACGCCGGAAAACATCGGTGCGCGATCCAGATTTTCGCGGATGATTTGGTGGGTCGTTGCGTTGGTGTACGTCATCCAGCAGCTTAACTGATCTTTGAGATAGACTGAGTCGGGCGTGGTAAAGCTAAAATGATTCGGTGTCGTGTCGCCCGGTTGTTCTTCGGTTTTGCTGAAGTCAATCGTGTTGCCGTTGACCCGTGGCGGCGTGCCGGTTTTAAAGCGGCGTAATTTAAAGCCTAGATGTTCCAGGTTCTCTGACAACTTGATGCTTGGCAGACTGTTGTTAGGGCCGGAACTGTACATCAGCTCACCGATGATAATCTTGCCGCGGGAGCTAGTGCCAGCCGTGAGCACAACGCTTTTGGCCCGATAAATCGCACCGGTTGCGGCCACGATGCCAACTGCTTTGCCGTCTTCGACCAATACCTCAGTTGCCAAACCTTGGCGTAAATCCAGGTTAGGCGTGTCTTCGATGACGTGCTTCATGCTGCGATGATAGGCAGCTTTATCCGCCTGCGCCCGCAATGCCCGCACAGCTGGACCCTTACCGGTGTTGAGCATCCGCATCTGAATATAGGTGCGGTCGATATTCTTGCCCATTTCACCGCCCAGTGCATCGATTTCGCGAACCACGATTCCCTTAGCCGGACCGCCGAGACTCGGATTACATGGCATGAACGCCAACATTTCCAGGCTAATCGTCAGCAACAATGTTTTTTGACCCATGCGCGCCGCAGCTAAGGCAGCTTCACAACCGGCATGGCCTGCGCCGACAACCACCACATCATACTTGCCGGCTTCAAACTTCTTTACTTCTGGCATCTGTTTTCCTCCACGAATCTGTTTCTCATCACATTAAAGGTTACTTACCTAAGCAAAATTGACTGAATAACTGGGTAATCAATTCATCCGGGGCACTTTCACCGGTAATCTCCCCAAGTTTGTCCCACGCTGCGGTCATATCAATTTGCACCAAATCGATCGGCATCCCGGCATCGATACCGGCAATGACCGCGTCCAGACTTTTGCTAGCCTGGCGCAGTAAGCCGATTTGCCGAGCATTCGAGACCATAACGGTACCCTGACTGTTTTCAATGCCGCCAAAGAAGAGTTTGGCGATCCGTTCATCAAGTTCGTCCATCCCATCACTGGTAGGAATGGCGGTTTTGATGACCTCATTGGGCTTTACTAATTGGTACAGCACATCTGTGTCGAGTTGCTTTGGTAAGTCTTGTTTATTCAGGACAATCATGCGTTTTTTGTCCGCGGTCGCCGCAATCAATTCGCGATCTTCGGCAGTCAGCGGTTGACTTTGGTCTAATACCAGTAAAATCAGATCCGCCTGCGTGATGGCTTGCCGCGAACGTTCGACGCCGATTTTTTCGACTTTATCGGTGGTGTCATGAATGCCGGCAGTGTCGACCAACTTCAACGGAACACCGCGCACATTAACGTATTCCTCCAGCACATCCCGCGTGGTACCGGCAACATCGGTCACGATGGCCTTGTCCTCATGCAACATATGATTCAGCAACGAACTTTTACCCACATTCGGGCGACCGGCAATCGCTGTTGCAAGGCCTTCGCGTAGCACTTTTCCTTGGCTGGCTGTTGTCAGCAGCTGTTCGATGGCTTTTTTGACGGTTTGCGCTTTTTCAAGCAGCATTTTGGTCGTCATTTCGTCTGTATCATATTCGGGATAATCGATATTGACCTCGACCTGGGCTAACACTTCGAGGATCTCCTGCCGCAGCCGTTTAATTAATGTGTGCAGATTCCCATCGAGCTGATTAACGGCGACCTGCATGGCACGATCCGTTTTTGCCCGGATCAGATCCATGACTGACTCGGCTTCAGTGAGATCAATCCGGCCATTTAAAAAGGCCCGTTTGGTAAATTCGCCTGGCTCGGCCATGCGGGCACCTTCGCCAAGTAACAATTGCAAAATGCGATTCGTCGCAACAATCCCGCCGTGACAATTGATTTCAACCACGTCTTCGCGAGTAAACGTCTTTGGCGCCAACATCACACTCACCATCACTTCATCAATCAAGTCGCCAGTTTCCGGATCGACAATGTGGCCATAGTGAATCGTATGACTTTTGACCTGCGTGAGATCTTTGCCTTTGAAGACTTTGTTGGCAGTTGTGACGGCGGTTTCGCCGCTGAGCCGGACAATGCTGATCGCACCTTCGCCAGGCGGTGTCGAAATCGCTGCGATGGTGTCGTAAGCAGTGATAGATGTAGACATAACGGAAGACTCTCCTTTTTTGATGGTTTGTGAGTTGGCTAGGTTTGGGATGGTTTGGAGGCATTGGTTGAAGCTATGGGTGGGTCGTTTTTTCCGCGGCTCTCCATAAAGCGCTCCTGCTCGCGCTCACTTCACAAAAAAAGCGCCGAATCCAATCTCCGCCCTTGTTTGGGAGAGACTGGATAAAGCACTTTGACTACTTCATCGTTATTAAACTGTGACCATCATACTTAAATCAACGCTGCTTGTCAAAAGTTAGTTACGGTCGTTTTGGTGTGACCACGACGTAGCGGCGGGGGTCGACGCCTTCAGAATGGGTGTCGACGTATTGATTGTCGGCTAGGGTCGTGTGAATGGCCTTGCGTTCGAATGATGGCATTGGATCTAAGTAGATCGCCTTGCCGGTTGCCAGAACCTCACGCGCGGTGCGTTCGGCTAAACGTGTAACGGTGGCTTGGCGGCGTTCGCGATAATCGCCAACATCCAACATAATCGTCCATTTGCTTTTGGCATAATGGTTGAATTCGGTCTGAGCTAAGTATTGAATGGCATTGATGATCTTGCCGTGTTTGCCGATTAACAGCCCTTCCTCATCGGTTTTGAGTTGGAAGGTAACCGTGTTGCCCTGACGTTCGCTGGTGACTTGCGTTTTGATTCCCATGCCGGTGGTGATATCTTCCAGATAGCTTTGCACCATCGCCAGCGCTGTTTGATTGTCGCGCTTTTTAGTGGTGATATCGTTAAACGCACTGGCAATTTTCTTGCCGGCAGTGTCGGTTAATGCCACTGCAAGCTTGCCCGGCCTCGATTTGCCTGCAGGATCATGGTCGGTTTTCGGATCAGGCGCTGGATCGGCTGGTGGCTCCAATGGTTTTAGATTGACAATGGCCGGTTTACGCATGAAGCCCAGGAAGCCGTTCTTGTTTTCCTGAACGACTTGAACGCTGACCGCATCACGTGGTAAGCCAAGTTGCTTCAGCCCGGTTTCGATGGCTTTTTGAATCGTACTGCCTTGAAAGGTTGGCATCTTGCTTCCTCCCGTTGTTATTTACGCCGTTTGGTCGCTTTCTTATACGCCTTTTTGAGTGCCCGTTCTTTTTCCTTTTCCGCCCGCGCTTTTTCTTCACGCTCGCGCCGAATCTTGAATGGGTTTTGAATCAGTAACTGCTGAACCATTGAAAAGGCGTTGGTAACAACCCAGTAAATGGCCAGCGCACTTGGTAAGGTTACTGAGAAAACAAAAATCATCAGCGGCGAAATGATCATCATAATCCAACTGCTTGCGTTGCGGGTTGGCTGAGCCATCATGGATAAAATGCTGGTGCCTAACGTAAATAAAGTAGCCAGAATCTGCATCACCCACCATGGATCGGGTTTGGACAGGTTCATCCATAGGAACGTTCCGGATTGCAGCGATGTTGTTCGCAGAATCGCTTGATACAGCGCAATCAGAAATGGCATCTGAATCACGATTGGCAAACAGCCCATCACTGGATTGACGCCTGCAGAAGCATAAAGTTTCTGGGTTTCGTCACGCAGCTTGGTCTGGGTTTCCGTGTCCTTAGAACTGTATTTTTGTTGCAGCTCTTTCATCTGCGGAGCGAGTTCCTGTTGCTTGGCCATACTCTTGATGGACAGGTAGCTCAACGGGAAAATCAAAATCCGGATGATCAGGGTGAAGGCGATAATCCCGACACCGGGGTTGCCGCCAAACAGATTTGCCAGCCAGATAACAAATTGGCCGGCCGTGTAAACCACATAACGATCCCAGAATCCGGTACTATGTTCTGACACTGGCGCCGTGCCACAGGCGGTCAGAATGAAAACCAGACTCAGCATGCTCACAATGACAAGCAGGCGTTTGATTTGACGATTTTTCACAAATAATCCTTTTCTTAACCTAAGCATGGTCAGATGACCTCGATATCTTCGTTCAGGATGCCCGCCAAGCGCATGACATGAATCAGGTTCTTCTTGGTCTCAGCCATATCAAGCTGGTTAGCGGACTTACGCGCAATGACCAGAAAATCGGTCTGCGGATCAATGTCGGGTTTTAACTCAAGCAAGCTTTGGCGAATATAGCGTTTAATCTGATTTCGCATCACGGCGGTGTGGCCGACTTTTTTGCCTACAGAGATCCCCACCCGAAAATGGGGTTGATCACGTTTCATGTGATAGATCACAAAATTGCGGTTGGCAACCGAATCGCCGTGGTCAAACACATTTTGAAATTCAGCTTCTTTTTTGATCCGATACGACTTGCGCAATGATGCTCCCTCACAATCTGGTTCTAAGTATACAAGACGATTTGATGTTTTCCTATATGTATCAGCAGGTGACTGCCGATTTTATATGATAAATGGGAAATTAGGCGATGAACAAAATGAACGGCAACGACCAACAATCGGGTCATTGCCGTTCATTGGATGGCTGGTGGGGTTTGGTTTCGGGGGGCGTTGCAGTTAAGATCGGCGGCTCCCTTAATTGGGAATGGCCGAGGCTCTCCGAAACGCGCTCACAGGCCCAGAAGCCTGCGTGTAAGGACCTTGGTCGCAATGGCAAAGACCGCCATCACGGTTCGCTGGCCGAGAACTCTCCGAAACGCGCTCAGTGGCTTAGGCGGATAATACTTTACGTCCTTTAGCGCGACGGCGTGCTAAAACTTTGCGGCCGTTCTTTGTGCTCATTCGCTTCATGAAACCATGAACACGTTCGCGGTGACGTTTCTTTGGTTGGAAAGTACGTTTGGTTGTCATTGACGACACCTCCTATAAAACCCGATTTATCTTTTTAAGATGACTTGCATTATCAGACATCATCCGAGTTTACACGAGGACGCAAGCTGCGTCAAGGTTTTTTCGCTGACATGGTGGATCTTTTTTGGGCTTTTTGCTGATCTGACAGTTACGCACTGTTGCTGGTCGGCCTGTGGATAACTTGTGTATCGCAAAAATCGGTTTTAATTGTTATGCACAAATGGCGCACAGCTAATTCGCAGAATCACATGGGTGTTGATATAGTTATCCACAGGCTGTCAGAATCCTGTTCATATCTTGTGAAACACTTACTGCTACAAGGTTTAGGTTCCACAGACAACATGTGCATAACTGCATTTTTCTCGTTAATTCGGTGCGGGTGTCTTCAGGGCTGGGGATAATTTGTTCGCACCTTGTTTATTTCGCGAATTTTTGTTTGTGGAAAACTGTGGTTTCTGTGGAAAACTCAGTGCCGCAATGCTAAACTTATTTTTGCAGAACATTTTTCGACCTAATCAAAACCAGCCATTATATTCACTCGTTAGCCGAACTTAATCCTGTCTATCTTGATCGGCCTGTGTTTAAGTCGGCAATTTTAGGTTAAACCACATTTAGCGTTTGCTGATCCACCTGTTGACAACTATAGAGGTTGCCGTGGTTTTTTTATGCGCTGATGTGATGTTCGCGTATCATCACATGTTGGTCATCGGCGGCTTTTTTGGATGCTGATGACAACCGCTATTTAGAGACTTGTGGTCTGAAGTCAAGGGAGTGATTCAAATTATCTAGACTTGTTTCATTTTTCAGAGGGTATACTTCCCCCAGCCCAGGGATTTAGTAATTTCTCTAGGTGAATCTAAAGCCCTAACTTGACGCTTGGCGCGCTAGACCGCTTTGGCTGGTTTATACAACTCGTGGTTTTTAAGTAATGCATAGATCACGCGTACCAGCTTTCTTGCAGTCATGACACAAGCACGTCGGTGTTGATATTTTGGCACCTCCCGGTATTTCTTGTCGTAAAATCTGGCAAATGTGGGATCATGCGCTCTTACCGAGTTGGCAGCTTCAATTAGGTAATAGCGTAAGTACTGATCGCCGTTATGCGTGCGCGGCGTTAGTTGCCGCTCACCGTTTCCGGATTGACTTCTGCGCCAAACCAGTCCGGCATAGCTTGCCAAACTAGCTTCACTCGGAAACCGTTCAATCTGACCAATTTCAGCCAGTAGTCCAGCCGAGTAGACTGGGCCAACGCCTGGAATACTTTGCGTTGACTGTGAGCCATCAATGACGGCACACAGGTCGGTGATGCTCTTGTCTAGGGCTTTTAGTTGCTTTTGTAACATCCGGATCTGGTTGATGTAAATCGCCATGACCTGGTCAACAGAATCGGCAACCGTCTTGCTCAAGCGATAAGAGCTACGGATGGCTTTTTGTAAGGCCTTAGCGATCGCCTCTGGGTCACCAAAGCGACCGTGGGACAATTGGTTAAGATCTTGAGTAAGCGTCTGTAAGGGCATCTGAGCGATTTCGTCCAGTGTGTACTTTTCACCGCTAAGCACCGTCATCATCGTGTTTCCGAACACAGAAGTCGGTAGCTCAGCTTCCAGTGTGTTCAATCGGAAGTACAGATTGTTGAGGAAGTGGTTTTTGCCATCTGTAATTTGTTTGACGACGTGATACCGTTCGCGGGTGAGCCGCTGTAAGGCAATGTGTTTCTCGTCGCGGGTCACTGGCACTTGATACCGGCCAATGCGCAGAAAGTCTGCGATGTGGAAGGCATCAATGGTATCAGTCTTGTCGTCATCGAACAATTGGCTGTAACGATGAGTCATCTTGGGGTTCAACGTGACGACAGTGGCATCCAACGCACTGAGCGCTGAGCTTTGTTCAAAGTAAAGTGTGGGGTGGATGTTGTACACCGAGGTGGCTTCCATGCCAATCACGATCTTTAGTGAATCATCTTGGCGTTTAGCCCATTCCAGGATTAATTTCTCAATTTGGCCGGCCCCGTCAGGGGTATTCGTGGTCTTGTCCTGGAAAATAACCTTCTTGGCAGAATCCAAGCCACAGTAATCAAGCTTTGCTTTTGAAACATCAATACCAACATTCAAGTTCATCGAATTGGACCTCCTTTCTGTTCTGATTTATGGATAGGCTTGGGCGCTGCGCGATATTCCCTAATTATGAACCTACAGTACTTCCTCGCAGTATGAGCAGTCTGTCTGAGGATCAGTAGCTGCTCGGTGAAACGCGAGTCACCGAACTGATCTCCAGCCCCCGCAGCTTGTGGTTTGTGCTT
Above is a window of Lacticaseibacillus casei DSM 20011 = JCM 1134 = ATCC 393 DNA encoding:
- a CDS encoding MetQ/NlpA family ABC transporter substrate-binding protein yields the protein MKKWLKLSWAAVLALSLLVVLTACGSSSASSKASANQLSDKTITVGVTAGPHELIMKQVAKLAKKDGLTIKLKQFTDYNSPNVALNDGDLGANSYQTLPFLKEQIKSKNFKITQVFKTVAFPMGVYSKKIKDLKALKKGDSIAVPNDPSNELRALQLFEAAGVIKLKAGISQKATKADVVENPLGLKIEELEASQLPTHLQDVTAAAINTNFAFDSGLTINQDAIYHEKTKNNPYPNYFVVQTKHQNDKVIKQIKKYYQSKTIKDYIAKEFKGSIVPAF
- a CDS encoding iron-containing alcohol dehydrogenase family protein, which encodes MELEFDLRPGANRFVSEAGALAYLDTILKDFTKPVVITGEKSFAAFEKAYPGTLDLPVCHYDGSASDENGHALAEAIGQADAVLGIGAGRLIDTAKVAAETLGAELISIPTLASNCAPFTPLAAIYHAQGHTFSYVEYFKKSAYITLVDYNLLLSTPHDFFVAGIGDTLAKWYEMDGITRNKVDQLNAYGQLSRASAKTIQAILFKNAEQALADLDAGRDTPAFEAVADTIIGLAGEVGGFGGVDGRAAGAHAVHNGLSYLPETHAILHGSKVAYGILVQLATTGDDDEIRSLMPFYEKIGLPLNLEDLHVTENIGPKMQQVAEFAAKPEETFILIDKDLTPQQIVSAMKKVEQVTSEAAA
- a CDS encoding threonine/serine exporter family protein, which translates into the protein MRLLVEFIISILSSIGFGVITNIPKRALLPAGITGGVSWCAYWLISLQDHSLVLPNFTATVIIGLLGNYFAIRHRVPVNTIYIPSLVSLVPGGIAYLGARSFTMGKAASAAQQIYNVILIAMALAVGFVVAEVIFKAIRPFLIRLIAKLPEAQTKSRGGKSA
- a CDS encoding threonine/serine exporter family protein, with translation MSQPDTEEILEVCGKVGEILLNAGAETSRIETTVEYIGHAAGARVACYATITAVFVSLENESRTRLIKSSLGGFNLQKVDELNQLSREFVAHKITFDALKRDVARIDREVINFPWWARILGAGWVSVAPMLLFKATNGDLAWAFFVGIFGYLGAEFVGRRTTTPYFKEATGAFVVAILAELLMNIGWGDNAGNIIISALMPLVPGVAITNAIREILSRQIISGIVRTVDAIFVAGAIGSGVVIAIVLTQVLGGR
- the mnmG gene encoding tRNA uridine-5-carboxymethylaminomethyl(34) synthesis enzyme MnmG, translated to MPEVKKFEAGKYDVVVVGAGHAGCEAALAAARMGQKTLLLTISLEMLAFMPCNPSLGGPAKGIVVREIDALGGEMGKNIDRTYIQMRMLNTGKGPAVRALRAQADKAAYHRSMKHVIEDTPNLDLRQGLATEVLVEDGKAVGIVAATGAIYRAKSVVLTAGTSSRGKIIIGELMYSSGPNNSLPSIKLSENLEHLGFKLRRFKTGTPPRVNGNTIDFSKTEEQPGDTTPNHFSFTTPDSVYLKDQLSCWMTYTNATTHQIIRENLDRAPMFSGVIKGVGPRYCPSIEDKIVRFADKPRHQLFLEPEGRDTSEYYVGDFSTSMPEEIQLKMLHSVEGLEKAELMRPGYAIEYDVIEPWQLKATLETKIVENLYTAGQMNGTSGYEEAAGQGIVAGINAARRAQGKGPFTLKRSDAYIGVMIDDLVTKGTNEPYRLLTSRAEYRLLLRHDNADLRLTPMGHELGLISDKRYADFLAKRQAITTELKRLETTRLKPKDVNPWLEAHQLASLKDGVLASDFLKRPEIDYQTMAQFLPDNPELDHRVIEQVEIQIKYAGYIAKEEASVAKLKRLEGKKIPTRIDYDAINGLATEARQKLVKIQPATIAQASRISGVNPADVAILSVYIEQGRISKVAQ
- the mnmE gene encoding tRNA uridine-5-carboxymethylaminomethyl(34) synthesis GTPase MnmE translates to MSTSITAYDTIAAISTPPGEGAISIVRLSGETAVTTANKVFKGKDLTQVKSHTIHYGHIVDPETGDLIDEVMVSVMLAPKTFTREDVVEINCHGGIVATNRILQLLLGEGARMAEPGEFTKRAFLNGRIDLTEAESVMDLIRAKTDRAMQVAVNQLDGNLHTLIKRLRQEILEVLAQVEVNIDYPEYDTDEMTTKMLLEKAQTVKKAIEQLLTTASQGKVLREGLATAIAGRPNVGKSSLLNHMLHEDKAIVTDVAGTTRDVLEEYVNVRGVPLKLVDTAGIHDTTDKVEKIGVERSRQAITQADLILLVLDQSQPLTAEDRELIAATADKKRMIVLNKQDLPKQLDTDVLYQLVKPNEVIKTAIPTSDGMDELDERIAKLFFGGIENSQGTVMVSNARQIGLLRQASKSLDAVIAGIDAGMPIDLVQIDMTAAWDKLGEITGESAPDELITQLFSQFCLGK
- the jag gene encoding RNA-binding cell elongation regulator Jag/EloR; translation: MPTFQGSTIQKAIETGLKQLGLPRDAVSVQVVQENKNGFLGFMRKPAIVNLKPLEPPADPAPDPKTDHDPAGKSRPGKLAVALTDTAGKKIASAFNDITTKKRDNQTALAMVQSYLEDITTGMGIKTQVTSERQGNTVTFQLKTDEEGLLIGKHGKIINAIQYLAQTEFNHYAKSKWTIMLDVGDYRERRQATVTRLAERTAREVLATGKAIYLDPMPSFERKAIHTTLADNQYVDTHSEGVDPRRYVVVTPKRP